A single Oryza brachyantha chromosome 8, ObraRS2, whole genome shotgun sequence DNA region contains:
- the LOC102711913 gene encoding induced stolen tip protein TUB8-like, with protein sequence MATVEVQVVPPTLPAEEAPVVVEAVQAPAAAAAVEEAPKEEAAVPAVAAEPEAAPAETETKEAQPAAALVETTAEAEEAQPVAALVETTAEAEEAATPEEAAPAESEAKEAEPAEAAETKEEAAPVEAADVKQAEEAPAAEAEEAEPETAAEPEAETAAPADEAAVAKEEATAAVAEEAAAPVEAAVAEEAAAPVEAADKATE encoded by the exons ATGGCCACCGTCGAG GTCCAAGTGGTGCCCCCTACTctgccggcggaggaggctccAGTCGTTGTGGAGGCTGTCcaggcgccggccgccgccgccgccgttgaggAGGCCCCGAAGGAGGAAGCCGCTGTGCCGGCAGTCGCCGCCGAACCGGAGGCTGCTCCGGCCGAGACGGAGACCAAAGAGGCACAGCCGGCTGCTGCGCTGGTCGAGACGACGGCAGAGGCCGAAGAGGCACAGCCGGTTGCTGCGCTGGTCgagacgacggcggaggccgAAGAGGCGGCAACGCCGGAAGAGGCTGCTCCGGCGGAGAGCGAGGCGAAGGAGGCCGAGCCAGCTGAGGCGGCTGAGACCAAGGAGGAGGCTGCTCCGGTTGAGGCGGCAGATGTGAAGCAAGCGGAGGAAGCTCCGGCGGCCGAGGCCGAAGAGGCGGAGCCCGAAACAGCGGCCGAGCCGGAGGcagagacggcggcgccggcggatgAGGCGGCCGTGGCGAAGGAAGAAGCtaccgctgccgtcgccgaaGAGGCCGCGGCACCCGTCGAGGCTGCCGTCGCCGAAGAGGCTGCGGCACCCGTCGAGGCTGCCGACAAGGCCACCGAGTGA